Proteins from a single region of Rhea pennata isolate bPtePen1 chromosome 6, bPtePen1.pri, whole genome shotgun sequence:
- the LOC134141978 gene encoding alpha-aspartyl dipeptidase-like produces MGSPRRVLLVSNSTLHGGGYLGHCQQHIKSFLGEKVRRVLFVPYALHDRDGYARRARERFESLGYGLDSIHESRDPVEAVRKSEAIFIGGGNTFRLLKALYDNSLIQEIRKRVLEDGIPYVGSSAGTNVATISINTTNDMPIVYPPSLQALGLVPFNINPHYLDPDLKSTHMGETREERIHQYHEEPNTPPVLGLREGAMLLVEGDKATLQGVTGARLFLRGKKPTEHEPGTDFSFLLTDSNLQKL; encoded by the exons atgGGGAGCCCGCGGCGGGTGCTGCTGGTCTCCAACTCCACGCTGCACGGCGGCGGGTACCTGGGCCACTGCCAGCAGCACATCAAGAGCTTCCTCGGGGA GAAGGTCCGCCGGGTGCTCTTCGTGCCCTACGCCCTGCACGACCGCGACGGCTACGCGCGGAGGGCGCGGGAGAGGTTTGAGAGCCTGG gtTATGGGCTGGACAGCATTCACGAATCTCGTGATCCAGTGGAAGCTGTAAGGAAATCTGAAGCAATATTTATTG GAGGTGGCAACACATTTCGTCTCTTGAAAGCTCTCTACGACAACAGTTTGATACAGGAGATCAGGAAGAGAGTCCTTGAG GATGGAATTCCCTACGTGGGATCCAGTGCAGGAACTAATGTTGCTACCATCAGCATCAATACAACCAATGACATGCCAATTGTTTATCCACCTTCCCTCCAGGCTCTGGGTTTAGTTCCTTTTAACATCAACCCCCACTACCTGGATCCAGATCTTAAAAGCACTCACATGGGT GagacaagagaagaaagaattcaCCAATATCATGAAGAACCAAACACCCCTCCAGTTCTG GGGTTGCGGGAAGGTGCAATGCTGTTAGTGGAAGGAGATAAAGCCACCTTGCAAGGAGTGACAGGAGCGCGGCTATTTTTGAG GGGTAAGAAACCAACTGAACATGAGCCTGGAACAGATTTCAGTTTCCTGCTGACTGACAGTAATCTCCAAAAGCTGTAG